GTTGTTCTTTGGGTTTCATCTGCACGAAATTGTAATTGCAATCAAACTTAACTTTTCCTCATTTCTCACACCTCACATCCTAATAATCAGCCAATTCTTCAGCCTCCACAATCAGTCTTTCCTGAGTCAGAGCCTCACCTCTGCCATTTTAATCCAAGCCACTTGCATGTCTCAccttgttgaatgaacaaatgattctTGATTCCTGACTTTTTTCTAGGTTTGCTCATTCTGTTTCCTCTACCAGGGGTTCGCCATCTACTTAGCCAATACTGTCCCCTGTACTATGTGGGGTCCTGACCCCTCCAACCTAAAGTGACTTTTCCCTCATTAAAACTCCTTATCTCGCTTATgtgacttctttcatttttgctttgCCTATAGTTACTTGGGACCCTCTTATAAGATGATAATCATATTGAGAGCAGATTCAGTCAACACTGTTTATCTACAACCCCTTGTATATACTATGTTCTCAACAAGTATATATTATGctaagttattaaaaattaacctcgtatttttttgccatttaagAAAACTGTATTTGATTTGGGGAAATATTAAGCAATATAGGTTATGATATACTCTGCTACTACTTACAAAGTGACTTTTGATACATTTTAAGATTAGTAACAATGGGTGGTGAAAAGATGAGACTTTATGCCTCTTGGTATCCTTTGTTTACATTAGTTTATGTTCCCTTTTCCACTCTAAACTTTGTTTAAGGCTGAGAAAATTGATCTGCAGACCGGGCGGGAGGGAGCCGGATCCCTGCGATACTCCCAGACCGGAGCGCTGTGCCTGGCGAGAGGATGGTCATCCGCGTGTTCATCGCCTCCTCCTCCGGCTTCGTGGCGataaagaagcagcagcaggatgTGGTTAGATTTCTGGAAGCCAACAAGATAGAGTCTGAGGAGGTGGACCTCACGATGTCAGAAGAGCAGAGGCAGTGGATGTACAAGACCATCCCGCCGGAGAAGAAGCCTGCTCGGGGCAACCCTCTGCCACCTCAGATATTTAATGGCGACCGATACTGTGCAGATTATGACAGTTTCTTTGCATCCAAGGAAAGCAACACAGTCTTTTCATTCTTAGGCCTGAAATCACAGTTGGCATCAAAGGCAGAACCTTAGCGAAGACAAGTGGAAGAGGACGGAGATGCGTTTTGGAGCGCCCCTGGTACTCAGCACACACCTGCTTACCTAATGCATCACTGTGACAGAAGCCACATGCATTATCAGTAACTTTGCTTGCCGTGGAAAAGGTGTTTTGGGAAGACATGGGTCTAATGGGATTGCATGAGTGCTTTAAACCAAATCAGGACCatggtggggttttttcttgttttcagaatTGCCTGCAGTTGCCTCACTCACCCGGAGGAGGTACTGTCACCTGTTACAGGTGTGCTTCCTGAATAACTGAGTGATAAGCGGGTGGCACCATCAGAGAGAAAGTACTGGATCTGTCCTGGGTTGTAGTTGATGCCAGGATTGCTCACACCTGCTTCTCTTCAGGCTGCCAAGGTGGTATCCTTGAAATTAGTCTGCCAGGCTATTAGAATATtttgatcagaaagaaaaaaagccatgtTGGTTCACAAAGGGCTAAAGATCTTTGCTGCAGAGTCACAAACATCATATTCCAGTGCTTGCCATAACTGAAGAAAAAGTTAGATGTGCTAGCCTCCTTTTGATAATGGAAATTCTTACCTCCATGAATCCTCCAAGCCTCTACAGATGTTTCCAGAAATCACTGTTGCAACAGTGTGTGATCAGAACCCAGTGACAGGGATGAAAAGaattgctgttttaaaaaacacatgcTTCTTTATCACTTACAAAGGAAAAGTTTCACCTAATGTGTAAGATTgcttaaaagatatatttaaagaggTGCACTGACAGTTAATTTATAGGGACATAATCTGACTCGTACCTGAAAGCATTTCAGCTTTAGCAACTTATTTATGTGTAAgtgcacatatatttttaaacgcAGCTCCCCTAACTAatagctgcttatatattttgtgaAGGGATCATATTTTTCGAGAAAGGAAGATCTCGGTTAGATATATTTTGTGAATCCTTGATGagacaaattaaaaatactaatattgctgcacaatttaattttttttcctgtgttactTTTCATTGGTCCTCTGACTCTGCCAGCTCATATCTCTGGCCAATGCACAGTCCCGGATTTTCAGAGTAACGTAGCTACGTGTTTTCATTCCACATATGAATGCCAATGATTTTTCAGAACAGAGTACATACAAGAAAGGGGCTGTCAGAGACTCACTCTGAATTGTGCTTGGCATGTGAAATCTGTCCTTCCTTTGGAGTGGTTGCTGATAAACACTGAACCTGTCTACTTCATTAGGGCAAAGGCTCCTTTTCTGCATCCTTGTCCCTGCTCACATTTTTAGAGTTTTTAGTTGCCAAACTTGGGAATAGTCTTGAATAGAATAAATTCAGAGGGCTGCCTAAGATATTCTGCTATTCTCAGCATCCTGATGGGCCTGAGACCTGCCCTTTAGATTCTGAGCAGGAAGTTTGtaagaaatggaaagaacagaAGAATTTAGGCCCTGTCACCtgtgttctctctccctccaacTTGCTAAATGTGGACTATTCTAAAGAACTTGTTGAATGCTAAAGCTGACATCCCAGCCTGAGATTTGCATCCCAGGACtacaaacagaagaaaagcatgCCACTGATTCCTACGTGACTGGAACAGATACATAATCCACAATTCTCTCTCCAAGGAAAGCTGCTGTAAAATCATGGCTATGACTGCTTAGTTGGCATTAAATACAATCCAGGTCAAATTCCACTTGATAAATCCCGGGGACTATccaggaaattttttttgaaCTGGATATTGTGTTAAAGTCTAAGAAgacttagaattatttttttaagatacagcaatttttttaaagttaatgttGCAATGGTCTAACTTACATTTTGTCTACTCTTGCCAGTGAGTACCAAGAAGCAACTTGGTAAGATTGAGTCTTGGGGCTGTCTGATCAATACAATACTTGCTAGACCAAGAAAGCTACTCAGAATTGTTTGTCTCAAAACTTCTGAATTACTCTGGTTGTAGTAGGCCCCGTATGGTTGTCCTAAACAGACTAGATGAATAGGGGAGCTAAATTATTTACCACAGTTACAGACCATCTACCTCaccccactttttcttttttttttttggagcagcAAAGAAATAGGAGAGACCAGCTTCAACTGGTATTGTACTTGTTATGAGCGAGCTAGAAGCACATTGTGTGGCATTTCCCTCAGTACCCAGGCTCTGCAGAGTCCTAAGGTATTGCCCTCTGGGACCACACCATGTTCAGAGAATACTGTGTCCTTACTTGTGTTTTACCAGCTGAATTCCAAACATGTAATGGTTTTCTTCATCCCTTCTTTAACTAGCTGCCTTTAGATCTGGATAATCACAGTCTTAAAAATCTAGGAAAGAAGTGGATGGGAATTGCAGACATAGATGTAATATCAAGAGCATTTTAAgacagaatttttatttcctatagTAGGCTTGTTGGGGCAAAGAAAATGTGCTGCTAAAAATCAAATTatgccattttaaaatgagataaaatacagAGTGCCATCCTGCTAGGTATATGCAGACCAGAAGAAAATTTAGTTGGGGAAGTACTTGTTTTTCCAGATTCTGGTATTCTATtaaaatcaaagaggagaaaaggaagattttttttttctctcaggttCTACTATATTTtagatttgtttctgttttatagatttaTTCAACACTCCCACATAGATGTTTTTATATTACATGAATTTAATAATAAACTAAACTTACTTTTGTCCTCTGTTGTTGAAAGGTACCAAAGCCtctttctggtttgttttgttttgttttttaatttgattttgctGTATagggttttgctttttctagaaatGCTTTTCATTTAACATCTTTTCTAAAGTGTCAGAGCCCATTTTGATCtgcaaaattattgtttttagattttggTTTGTATGCATTTGTCTCTAAAGGCATTGGTGAAATCTCAGATTTTATATTCAGCATTAAAGAGGAataaattccaggaaaaaaaaaaaagactgagaaaattgagcaataatgaaggaaaagaatgtgGAAATGTGGCATTTCAGAAAAGAACATGGATATGCTATTATTCTTAGACTGCAATATTTTGTTCCATGGAAATATATCCTGACCTTAGTTCAAGATAGCCTTTGTGAACAGAAACACATCAGTTGATATCTCCATATAATTGTTGACCTAGCAACTGCCGTCCTTGCTTTATAAATATTGTCTCATTTTCGAAACTTATTTGCTTAAATAAAAACTGCTGCTATGAGGCTTATAGGTTAATTATGCCTATtcacaaaaaaatgtttgttttaaatttgttgcTAAAAATTTCTGGATCTAGTAGCAAAACTATTGTAACATAAAAAATGCTATTTACCATTTGTAGTTAAGAGCTGATAGAGACCTGATTCACTGTGGGAGGGACcacacaagggtgtgaataccaggaggcaaggGTGATTGGGGGTCATCTTAGAGGCGACTGTCACAGTATATTATGCAAATTAGAGAAACAACTGTTTGTGAACAGTTTGGGGAGTCTTCAGGGCCCCTACGTATTCTCCATGGCCCCTGAATACCCTGAAGACAATGAAGAACAATTTGTCATTCTTGTGGGAAACATGGAATTAGTAGGCTGTGATCCTTGTGGCTCCTGAGCAAATGTCCCCAAGATCTGTGCGCCCTTTTCCCAGAATGTTTACATATTGCAACAAGGAAGGAGAATACGTAATATCTACATATTCCCTGTTAGAAGTTCTTCTTTGTTTAGAAACTATGCTCAACTGCTTTCTACATTTCAAGTAAAGAAATtgtcaagaaagtaaaaaaaagtaaagtaaagtaaaaaaaaaaagagcagatagAGATAGCCCACTGACTCATCAATACTCTTACACATTGAACAACTTACATCTCTTCTTTTAGTACCACATTTTGTCAAACACATCAACATGAAATGAAAGAGATTAAACATCTTATGACTGTGTAAGTAAAACTATCATTTTAGCATTAACATTCATACCAAACATTAGAACATCCTAAACTGAAGGGAATTCTAGCCCATGATCATCTATTCTAAAAATTTGAGTTTACAGATGGTGAacctaaataataaaatatattatcctaTTAACCTATACTAAGAAACCCCCATTGCATGCAAAAGCTAATAGTTTGTCACAgctacaaaaatgaaaaggcagcacCATCAGACTAATAATGCCATATGATCTGCCGTGTAATGAAAATACCAAATGTTATATTCCTGAAAAAAATGGGAATTTTTTCTCTGGCTATGGAATGTTATGTTCCCTTTGGATTATCTTCTGTGGGCCCATTTTTACCCTGAGATAATAAAAGCTTTGTATGAGTAACCTAGGATAGACTACGGTCTTTTGAAACTAACTTTTCTTACTGCcaaataaatctcttttaaatatgttctctgtGAGGCAATCATGACATCCATTGGCCAACTGGATCTGGGGTTATGCCTGGATACTTTCCACATTGCACGTGGTTGTCAATTTGAATTGTGTATCAACTACCCATCATATCTGGCACATCTGTACTTAACATTGGCATTAATTTTACCCTATTGTTCTAATTGCAGTACTTTGATGTAATGACACCATTCAATTCACAGATGGTACTGGTGGGGGGTTTTCCcaaaaaaatataatgtaattttaatttggaaTGTGAGAATGCCAAAAATAAGAGCTTCATTGATTAAGTTATCCGAGCCTGCTAAACAGTTGAACATTTGAAGTACATCGGAAAAACTGGGAGAGAGAACAGCAGGTTTCAGTACCAACCTACtgcaaatgttttgtttttttattatagtctCTGGGGCTCATAAGACTTATCTGTTCACAAACTAACTTTGACATACttaggaaaagcaaaaaaaaaccctatattttcaaaaaaataaactcctttttttaaaggtgaaatcaTTTGGTGAATTGAGAGGTCTGCAATTTGAAAAgtaatcatttaatttaaatgaataaattttaaaactatttaaaggaTTATCACAGATCTGAtgtccatatacatatatacatatatatacatatatggatatTCCTGTGACATCATGAAATAAAGCCTATtacaatttgtattttatagaatCAAATCAGGGGAAAATTGAGCAACTTTCCAAAGGTCACAGCATCCCTCATTGATGGAGGAATGACTAGAATACAGATCTCTCCTTctcatttaaaactattttaggaCACATTACCCATTTTGTTGAGTCAAAAACTGCTACCATGTTGTTTCAACAGGAAATTGACTACGGGGTGGCAAAGTGTGCAAAGGCAGGACTATTATACTTGGCTTTGGACTGGGGGCGGGAAGTGGGAGGGACGTTAACTGTATGAACAACTCATTTGAGTAATTtacctagaaataaaaacagaacctgGAGGAAGTCATGAAGGGAATGAGAAGCATCTGACGGCAGTGTGAGTGAAAATCCAAAAGGCCTACGCCACTAATCATCCATGTACTTTAGTAAAAACAGGAGTCAGGAGCTGATAAAATTCTAACATTGCTGGGTATGTCTGATGAAGTGATAGGGTGgactcattgatttttttttccgtAGACTTTTATGGGACCAAAGGATTTCCAAGGAAGAGCTCCAAAGTTCTCCCCACTTCTGTGTGAAAGACAGAGTGACTTCAGTTCAGTGATCAGGTAGGAAATGCTGTTATTTGGCCCTATAAATATTGACGGTATTGGAAGCCCCGTACCTTGAAGTTTGAGTTTTACTTCATTATAAAATTCATAGGCTGGTATGTCTTTGGGATACTTGTTTTAAATATGCAACATTCTTAGGGCAGTGGTATCCCTACACCCTGGCCCCTGCCAGTGGTCAGAGGAAGCCCCAGCCCATTAAAATTGCCAACTTTTGTTACTTGGCATAAAGGATGTGTGAACACTGTATTAGGTTATGATAGGAGGCTGGCCTGGGAGGCTGTAGATTCATTAAATAGTAACGGCTCACCTTGAACATACTTTTGGAATTTTCACCTGCATCTCTCATCACCCTCTTTCCTCCAAGGCCCTCCCATTGTTGACATAAGCTgtagttatttattaaaatggcATCTACCATGTAAAAAGTTGTACTAAGTTCTGTTTCCATCTCTGTGTTCATTGTGGAATTTCAACATCTCCAAATTTATATCACCTTATCTGCAGTGATCAGTGTTAAAATGTTAGACTACACTTGATTTTTCTGAATTACCAGTAACTTAGGTATCATGAAGTCAATTAGAAGCCTCACTTGGGAAAGCACAAATCCTACCTCATGGTGGCTTTTCAAATCTTTAAGCATTCTTATATGCACTGGGGTCCATGGAGAGCTAATTCTGGAAAGTGTGTGTGTACCAAGAACCTTGGAACTCAGCCTCCCCTGAAAGGTTGTGACTCCCAGCTCAGTGCTTTGATATACTGCACAGAATCATGGGAAGAAGGCCATGAAAGAAGTCCTGATAGCATAAAGCTCACTCTCCTCTTAGCCAATAAAGAGGCATCTTCAATTTAGACATGCATCCTTTCTGAGTAAATAAACAGTATTACGGAGCCACttcacatttctatttttcaCCACTTTTTCTTTCAATCATCATCTAGAAGTGATTTCTCTTCCACGGATTCCCTGCCATCCCTCcattccattttggtttatctgtTTCCATATCCCGATTACCATAATTTTCTAAAAAGCTTTTCTCTccaggtatatatttttattttacgtATATGCTTGTATGTGTGCGTATATACAAACTTCCTCATGTATTGCCAAAAGTAATTGTGTTCTAATTAATTTTTGAGGCTCGTGCAGCTGTTGATTGAAGTGGCCATTACAAGATGATTTAGCATGTAATTTTAGAATCACATACTGCAAGTTTGAAAAGATCTACACCTGTGTTTACCTGTGTACTAGAACTGGTTCTAGGGAAATCCAGATGAGACCCAGGTGCCCAACCCACTTTGTtgcaatatttacatttttcagtaaatatgtttATGCCTCACATTTCTTGTTACACAGTCCTAATTATGATGAACAGCATTTCTATACCACCCTCTGGGAagtggaattccttttttttgagAAGTAGAAGTACAAAACTGACTTATAGTCGTGCCAATTTTTCAAGCTTATTGGAATGAAGATTCCAGAGCATTGCTCTTCAGTGAGCCTCATCTTAAGGCTGGTCTTTAGGTAACTAAAAGAATAAAGCATCTCTCACATAAAATCTGGGTGtaagagtaaaataaattattaagagaTTGAAGTGCAGAAGTTCAATGTATGATCAGATGAACTCAGAAACATTGTTACAGAGTGCACATGGCTTTTAAATTGACAATATGAAATATTTGCACTAagtaacattaattttttttttcttgcagcacTGAGGGTTTTAAATATGCTGCCTGCTGCCTTTCTTTTCACTTCATTCATTTGATATTCATTGTGATCAGAACTGAGAATTTCTGAAATGTAATCTTCCAGATGAAAAGTTCTGGTTGTTAGGTTATTGGGTTTTAAAACTTCAGgcatgttttaattaattttctgaaataagGTCTAGACCATGACACTCagaatattcaaattttaaatgaccTAGCAATTTTCCAAGTAGCCTAAAATATGATTGCCAAACTAATATAAGTTTGATCTCATTGTCTTAATCATCCCACTGACTCTTCTGTTGCTaaaccaagaaatatttttttcagctctTCTTGTGCCCAGTTGTTCATTTTCACTGAACCTGGGCTTCCTTTGATCAAAATAAGTAGCAAGAtgtgaatgtatttttaataagtcTGTGGAGTTGTTGATTAGCCTCAGTATTTTCTGGTAAATGTGAAttgaaaattcttaatttttttcttaatttttttttctaagttttttttcctgagttttttctgagtttttttctgAGTTCATAGTATTGACTTCTTAGCTTGTCTATACAGTAAGGATTTTTTCACACACAAGAGTACCTTTAAAACCACTTGACTCAGCATGCAATATTTTGAAAGATCTGAAATCATTCACTGGGCTGATAATAAGACCATGTATCATTTCTCTGCCATCATTTGTAAGTGGTATTCATGTGCtgagatttaagaaaatatttcaacaatTTTACAGCCTCTACAGTGTGCATGTGTGCTAATAATAACCAAACCTTGTCTATGGCTAATAAACTTCTTCACAGGAAACATATTTAACTACGTTAATTATAGTAGAAATGAATTAAGGCTACTCAAATAACTTCCTTTAACTTTCTTAATATACTAGGACAGTGGTGTTTCTCTAATAATGGTTAGCACAACATGAAtgcaaaatattcattgtttattttattccttgcaaaatgaaacaaaacacagtTTCCTGAAGTCACATCTTTTATGttactatttctttatttaaaagatgTTATGACATATAAATATGCAAAAACCTTGATTAGATTCCTGTTTTGTCATAATGACAACTCATTGTCCTATATTTTGATATTTGGATTTCCATCAATCAAATATTCTGAGAAATACGAAGAGTGGTTCTTTCATATTTGCAATGCAATGTATGATataaatcaattagaaaaagataaatacgtTTTAATGAGACTTAACTGGCTTTAATTAGTGTCctgaagaaacagagaaggaaactacaATTTTTTGAGTGATTACTATGTTCTAGGGACTAAGCTAAGCATCTTACATCTTTctactcatttgatcctcataaagGATCATATAATAATTCCTATTTTATAATTAGTGAAAATAAACTTTAGAGGATTTGGGAAAATTCTCACGCATTTTCAAGTACATCCTTATGGAATTCCTTGAATATATGTATCTGTCTTTCAATTTTGAAATCACACTTAACTTTTGGGCAAAAATCACCTGCAAAATGTATAACAAATTTCCCATATACCTGATTTTAAGCTTCTCACACAAACATCAGTTACATCTATATGTCAAGGAACATCAAGCTAAATTAAAAATGACTCAGCGTTTTTAGCATAATCACTAACAGACTTGTTAATTAACCTGCCAATTCTTTCGAAAATAGCGTTCACTTTTGCTTTATAAGTGAGAGTAGATTAAGCAATTTTtcttccactgattttttttactgACTGTAGCTATTACAGTTTCACACAGTCTGTGACTACTGCATCATGTACGCAAACAAGGACTTGAAAAGTACTTCTTTGTATAAGTTCATCACTTCCATATGCAGTTGAGGTATGACCCAGATATTGTAAGCTTTTTTACAAATTGCATGGATCACCCATGTTAAGCCACTCTTCTGTGTATTGGGTTTGATCTACTGTCAAAGACTCTGAGTGTGGAAATAGACCACAGGAATCAATTGAAAATGGGAGGAAAGACCTAGATAATTTCTAATGTCCTTTACCAATTTTAATTTATGGCAATTATTTAATGCCACCTTGAGAATAATTCCCTATGCAGACTCATAATTAAGACTATGTAACTAGAAATATCACAATATACAatataagaggaaaataaaagctaCCAAGTACGGAACATCTACTATAAGACAGGCACTATCCTATATGCCAGGGGTAGGCAATCTTTTTCTGAAAagagccaaatagtaaatatttcaagCACTGAAAGCTGCATGGCCTCTGTAGCAACTACTCAACCCTGccactgtagcatgaaagcagcgttagaaaaaaagcaaacaaaggagcatggctgtgttccaataacgttttatttataaaaaccagCAGTGGCTTGCATATGACTGGCAAGCCATAGTCTGCTGACCCCTGTTTTATACCATTGTCTGTAATCATTAGAATAAACATCAGAgttaaacaaggtcctactgtatagcacagggaaactatattcaatatcc
The genomic region above belongs to Balaenoptera musculus isolate JJ_BM4_2016_0621 chromosome 10, mBalMus1.pri.v3, whole genome shotgun sequence and contains:
- the LOC118902286 gene encoding SH3 domain-binding glutamic acid-rich-like protein 2, with the translated sequence MVIRVFIASSSGFVAIKKQQQDVVRFLEANKIESEEVDLTMSEEQRQWMYKTIPPEKKPARGNPLPPQIFNGDRYCADYDSFFASKESNTVFSFLGLKSQLASKAEP